Within Bradymonas sediminis, the genomic segment CGACGCCGGTCTGAATGACCTTTCCTCCGTTTTCGCAGTTTTCGCCAGCGGGCTCATCGGCGAGGTTCACCAGGGCGCCGTCTTTTCCGGGGGCGCTATTGCAAATATAGGCGGTCTGCGCGACCTCATCGGCATCGAGTACCCCATTATCATTGGCGTCGAGACCGGTTTGAATAGCCTGCCCGCCATTTTCGCAATTTTCACCGGCGGACTCTTCGACGAGATTCACCAGAGAATTGTGCGCCTTTGAGCCGTTGCCTGAGGCGTCATCACCGCAGCCAAGGGCGCTGGTGGCCAATAAAGCGATCGCTGCGAGTGCTAAGATCTTTCTATTCATCATCGTATCCAGTGTTGCTGAGTAAATAAAACAAAGCTGTCCCAAACTTGTGTGTCTTAATTCGCAACATAAAGTTTCTTTCGGGTTTGGACAATGTGGTTGTGTGAGGAAATCGCTTGTTTGGGCGACCGTTCGCCGGCATAAAAAAATTGACCGCATCTCTACGTCGGGTACCGTGGTTGTCGGTGTTGCACTTAGGCGGTGTCACGGATTGAGGAATACCGACCTAAAAATTGAATCCGCTGGCCATGCCAGGAGGGCAAATACGCATAAGGAAGTGCGTGCCGGTCGGATTCGGAAGGGATGCAACGAAACGACATATTTACGGATACGGAGATCCTTATGTTCGCGCACAATCTCGAAGATTCGAATATTCGCCGCACCCCCCAGGCTCAGCCCACCTTTAACGGCATTCGGCGCTATAATCGCTGCCAGATGACCCTCGACGTGGTCGTGCAGGACCAGGATGGCTGGGAGATTCCGCTGGAGAGCGTGGACATCAGCCCCACCGGCATCTTCGTGCGCTCGAATTTCCTCTTCGAGGTCGGCGAGGTGCACACGTTGATCTTCGAGGTCCAGGGCAAGGGGCTCTTTCGGGTTCAAGGGCGCGTGGCGCGGGTCGAAGAGCCCGACGCTCAGGCCGATTACGCAGGTCTAGGCGGACTCGGCGCGATGAGCGCGAGCATGACCCCCGGCATGGGCTATGAATTTATCGAAACCCACGAAAAAACCTGGCAGGACCTCTGCGCGGTCGTCGCGGGCGTCTGAGCTTCGGTATCTGCTTCGAATTAAAGGCGTTTTATCGCTTTATATTCAGGGTTTATGGGTTGAGTTCTTGTGCTTTTGGGCGTATGAACGCCGCGCTGAACGCCCCGTCAGTTCTCCACTTTGGTGACGAAACTCCGTGAAAAACGCTCAGAAATCCCAGCGGATTCCGTTTTTTAAATACCACGGATTGGGTAATGATTTCGCGGTGTTACGTACCCGTGATTTCAGCGATGGGCGACCCGCGGAAGAGGTCGACTTCGGCGCGAAAGCGGTCATGCTTTGCGACCGAAATCGTGGCATCGGCGCCGACGGCTTATTGTTGCTGTGGCTTCCGGAAGACGGCGATGATTCCGCAGAACTCGCCCCAAATTCAGCCCGCATGATCATCTATAATCGGGACGGCACTCGCCCCGAGATGTGCGGAAATGGCGTGCGCTGCGTGGCGCGTTATCTGATTGAGCACGAAGGGTTTTCTGCGCATGATTTGCAGATTGTCAGTGACGCCGGGCCTCGCGCGTGTCGCTTGTTGATGGGCGGCGCGGAGGCGTCCGCGCGAGAAGATGATGTCTGGCAAATTGAGGTTGATATGGGGGCGGCGAGCATCGCGCCCCAGAATATCGACCTCGAAGAACAAGGGCAGGCGTTTTCGCTGGTTCGCGTGAATATGGGCAATCCGCACGCGGTGGCCTTTGAGCGAGACGTCAATGATGTTGAGTTGTTGGAGTGCTTCGGCAGCCGATTGAACGCCGCGCACCCGGCTTTTCCGACCGGGGTGAACCTGGAGTTCGTCGAGCAGGTCGGCCCGCAAAGACTGCGCGCGAGCGTATTTGAGCGCGGGGTAGGGCGCACCCTGGCATGTGGCACGGGCGCCTGCGCCGTCGCGGCCGCCGCGGTTCAAACGGGCCGATGCGACCCGGCGTTTCCGGTGGAGGTCGAACTCCCCGGCGGCGCACTCTCCATCACCCTGCGTGACGGGCGCGTCTGGATGGCCGGGCCGGTCGAAGCGGTCTTTGATGGTCGCATCAAAAAATAACACGAACGATATACATACCTTTTAATTTCGCACCGAGTTGACCTCGATAGATAGCAATAAGGAATAAAGATGACCCAGAGCCGACTGATCAAATTCGCGATTTTACTTGTCTCCGCCATCTGCCTCAGCGGGTGTGAGGGCGAGTTTCTGGTCTTCGGAAATATGGCCACGATGGGGATCACCTGCGCGATGCTCTATTCGACCGTTCGCGTGAAAAAAGACGCTTAAGTAGGCCGCCTATGTAGTTTCTAAGGCACCTGGTTTTGGTCTGCATCATCGGGCCAAATGACTCGTGGGAGTACGCTATGAAGATTGAGGACGCATTAAAACCCGAGGTTAGCCCCTACGTTTTTTTCACGGAATATGTCCCTGAATTATTCGAGGCGCGCCGGGAGCTGTTTTGCGAGTCATCCGAAGTCGACGTGATCGTGTCGGTCTATTTTAGCGATACCGACGCGCGCTATACCTGCGAATTTCGCGCCGATGGGTGCACCGTCGAGTGCGATGAGATGATTGATTTCCCGGTCGCCACCATCATTGGCAATGAGTCCGATTGGGAAGACTTCAAGCGCCATATGCTCGAGATTCTGGTGCCGCTGGAGCGGCGGGCCAATGATTATCGCGACCGCGCGGCGGCGAGCATGAGCCGGCTGACCGCTGAATTTTTGGAGCAGTTAGAGCGCTTTGACGGCGTCTTCGAGTGCACGCTGACGGCGGAGGGCCTCGATGCTCCCATCGAAGTCGAGCTGGTCCTCAATGATTATGATGCCCCCGACGGCGCTGCGCGCCTGCGGCTCGGCGCGTCGTTTGAGACCGGGATGGCCCTGGCCACCGGCGAGATCTTCCCGACCGACTTGCCCGACCGTGTGCGCGTCGGCGGGGAGCTGAGCCTGGGGCTCGAAATCGGAGGGCTCTTGCTCAAGCATTTCCCGGAGCTTGAATCGCGCGGCTGAGCGCCGGCGGGTTATTCTCCGGCAGGAGTGACAAATAAAGGATGTGCTCAAAAAGGAAGCGCCGAGGCAATATTTGCCTCGGCGCTTCTTTATTGGGAATGACTCATTCAACAATAGGGCAACATTGCATTTTAGCGGTGGCCTTCCGAGCCCAAAATACATCCATTTCATACATTCGTTGGGGAGTAGAGCAGGAAGTGTGCCAACTTGAAGCGAGCACATCTTCGGAAATTCAACACGCTCCTGAGGCGTTCTATCCACTCGTGTGCACGGGCGGCGCCCGCAGCGTCTAGCCGGGTGTGCCTGATGTGAGGACATGAATGTCCGAGTGGATAAACCTCTGTCCACTCGGCTCGGGGCGCGCACTTTTAGTGGTGGCGCCGCGGTGTGCTCGGCGATTTTTAGAAGTTGCCCTTTACCCGGGGCTTCGGCTGCTTAGGTTGGTGCACCGGATTGGATTGGGTTTGTAATCTGCGCTGTAGGGACTGCTAATGAATTCGCTGCGATTGAAAAAAACGATGGGTCTTCGACGAGTGGTCGCGGCGATACTATTCTCAATGGTTTTGGTCTTTTCAGGGAACGTCAGCGTCTTCGACAAGGGGGCACTTGCTCAGGATTGGGTCGCCAGCGCGCAGGCCCAGATTCCGCCGGAGCAAATGACCACAAAGGCGATGCCCGCCGATGGCCTGACCTTCCACTTCCTTAAGCGATACAGCCCGGCGATTGAGAAGCTCGCCGAGGAGGCGCCCGCGCTGCGCGAGCGCGCCCACCAGAACCTGGGGTTGGTTGATCCCGCGCCGATTGACGTGTGGATTTTGCCGAAGGTCTCGGACTATTACGCGCTGCGCGGCGAGCCAAATCGCGCGCCGGAATGGGCGGTGGGGCTGTCGCTTTCGGGGCGAAGCACCATCATCGTCGCCCACGGCGGGCAGCGTACGCCGGATGACGTGATGTTCACCTATGCCCACGAACTCGCCCATGTCGCGGTTGACCATGCGCGCGGCGATGTGCCGGTGCCGCGCTGGTTTCATGAGGGGTTCGCGGTGATGATGGCCCAGGAGTGGACCCCGGAGCGCAGCGAGAAGCTCTCCCAGGCCGCGGCGAGGGGGCAATTGCAGCCGTTCTCGAAGCTGACGCGGACTTTCCCGTCGCATCAGATGTCGGTGTCTTTGGCCTATGACCAGAGCTTTCATTTCGTGCGCTGGATGCAGGATAAATACGGCGCGGACTTCTGGGCGCGGGTGATGCGCCAGATGGAAGGAGGCGCGGACTTCGACGGCGCGATTCGGGCCGAGGCGGGCATCACGTTGCCTGAAATCGAGTCTCAGTGGCACGAGCAGCTCAGTTCATCGACCAATCGCTGGTCGATACTGGCCGATGAGACCATAATATTTTTTGGCGTTTCGCTTCTTTTCATATTAGCCTATATTCGTGCGCGCAGCCGCCGACGTCGCCAATTGGCATCAATGGAAGATGACAATAGCGACGAATGGCGCTACGACCCAGCACGCTACCCGCTTCCCGGGGATTAAAGAGTACCGCCGTAAGAGCGCTATCAAGGATGATGCGCCCGGCAGTCGTATTGGGAGGCGATTGACTCAGCTAAGGATGGCTACGATGGCGCATACCACCCTCGATCTCACTCCACGTATAAATCGACGCAGCGGTCCCGAAGACGGGCGCGCCGCGAAATTTCGTCGCGCATCGGTGCCCGGCGAATCGGGTCAATCCTCGATGGAATCGACCGCGCGCCGTGCGGCGTATCGCCCGCGCGAAGAAGTCGCGGTGCGACGCGATGTGGTCGAAGAGTTTCGAAATCGTCTGGAGCGCGACGCGACGCACACACCCGACGCGCCGGAGGCGGTCGAGGGCTCGCTGATCGGCATCGCGCGCGCGGAAGAGGCGCTGGGTCGCTTCGAAGAGGCGCGCCTTGCGCTCAAACGGCTATCCAATTTGGGAGATTTCTCGCCGGTGGTCTGGGCGCTTTCGCGGCGTTTGCACCGTCGGGAAGGGCGCCGCGAAGCCGCGCGCGATACGCTTCGGCGCGCCTATGAGGTCGCCGAGCCGAGCCTGGCTGTTTTGCTCAAACTCGAAGAATTGCGCCAGGATTGGCTTGACGATGCGCCGCCCAGCGAAGTCGCGGTCGCCTTGCATATTCTCGCCGGCGATATGGCTCAGCAATCCGGCGATTATACGCGTCTGTGGAAGACCCGCCTGGAGCTCGACGCCCTTCTTGAGCAGGGGCGAATCGACCGGGTTGGCGAGGTCATCGCGCAGCGCGCTGTTGCGTTTGATGACGGCGAGATTGCCGATTTGATGCGCACGCGCTCGGCGATTTGGAGCGCGGTCTGGGGGGATGTGAGCGGCGCGGCGACCTTGCTCGAGCAGATTCATCAGCGCGCGCATCTTCGCGGTGACCTGGGTGAGTTCTTGGGCTCCCTCTATTTCGACCTGGGCGATCGCGAGTCGGCGACCACGCTGTATCGCGGGTTGTCCGAAGAGTCCGAGCTTGAGCCGACCGAAGCGGTCGGCGCGGCGATGCTTCAAGAGAGCGTCGCGCGCGACCTGGGCTCGGCCGACAAGATGTTGGCCGACCTCTGCGCGCGCGAGCCGGAGGATTGGACCGCGCTTCGGGTCCGCGAATCGCTGCTCGAGCGACATTTCACCGCGGCCGATGCCGGGGGCGATGACGCCGAGTCGGGCGGCGTGTCTGGCACCGGTACGTCGCTGATCGATGTCCTTAATATGCAACTCGAAGGGCCGTTGACCAACGGCGAGCGCATCACGAAGTTGACCCGGCTCGGGCGCCTCTACGAAGAGGAGGCTCAGGACCAGGTCGCCGCCGCCGAAGTCTACCGCGAAGCGCTGTCACTGAAGGCCGACCATCTTCCCGCGCTACGCGCGCTCGGGCGACTCTACGCTCAGCGCGATAATTTCTCGGGCCTCGTCGACCTTTACGAGCGCGAGATTGCGCAGATGCAGGGCGCCCCGAGTGTGTGGCGCCGGCACTTCCAGGCGGCCGAGCTCTATCGCGTGCGCCTCGAAAATCGAGTGCGCGCTCTCGACCATTATCGCCACGTGCTCGACCATCGCCCGCATTATTTGCCGGCCCTCAAAGCGGCCGCGGGACTCCTGGGCGAGCTGGGCCGATGGCGCGAATTGGCCGACCTCTTTTTGGCCTCGGTCGAGGTCGCGCCCAACCGCCGCCAGAAGATGTATCTGCTCGATAAGGTCGCCGAGGTGGCCGAGAACGAGCTGCAGAATTACGACGTCGCCATCGGCGCCTGGCAGGAAATTCTGATCCTCGACGACCAGCACCCGCGCGCCTTCGCGGCGCTGGGGCGCCTGTACGCGCGCACCGGTCAATTCGCCGAGTTGATCGAGTTGAATATGCGCGAGCTCGAGCTGGTGGAGGATGACGAAGAAGAGGCGGTGCTGCACCAAAAATGTGCCGAAATCGCCGAGCGTCATCTCGAGGACCCACAGCTCGCCGAGAAGCATTATCGCCGGGCCCTGGAGATTCTCCCCGACTTCCTGCCCGCACTTGAGGGGCTGGGGCGCATCTATATGCGCAATAAGCGCTGGGACGATATCATCGAGATGAGCGGGCGAGAGCTGCGCGAGACCGATGACCCGCGCGAGACGATTCGCCGACTCGGGGCGCTTGCCGAAATCTTTGAGACCCAGCTCGACCGTAGCGAAGACGCGATTCGCATTTACGCGCGGATTCTCGAGATTGCCCCCGAAGACAACCACGCCCTGGAGTCGGCCCTGCGCTTGAATTATGCGCTCGGTCGTTTCGATCAGGTGGTGGTGTTGGTGGAGCGAAAGATCGCCGCGACCGACGACCCGCGCGCCTTCGCCGCGTTGCACGGCGAGTTGGCTGGAGTCGCTGAGTGGCAGCAGGGCGACCTGGCCGGGGCGTTCGCGCGCTATCTTATCGCCCTCGACGCCGAGCCCGGCAACGGCCATTGGCTCGCCGGTATCGCGCGGACCTGGTCGTATTCGAGCCTGTCGGTCGATGAGGTCGCGGACCGCCTCGAAAATAATGTCATGAAGCCGATGAACGCGCAGGCGCGCGACCGTTATTTCAAGGTCATCGCGCGTCTTCGCGAGCGGGCGCACCAAAGCGCCGATGTCAGCCGAGCGTTTCGCACGCACGGCTCCACCGAGAGCCTGGAGAACCAGCTCGTGTTGGAGTTGGCGATGGCGCGCGGCGGAGAGCGCGAGGTCCTGCACCAATTCCGCCGGGCCAACCCGCAGCATCCGCTGGAGCGCTTGCTCGAGATCAAACGCGAGGGCCTTACGGTCGGCGATGTCGACGCGATTCGCGCGGCCATCGACGTGCTGGAGCCCTCGGAGCGGGCGATGCTTTTGGGCGAGTTGCCGGTGAATGTGGCGGCTGAGTTCTCGAGCCCCGAAGACCCCGCCGAGCTGCGATTGTCGGCTGAGTTGGTGCGCGTGCTCGAAGGCGAAGTGCTGCGCAGCGACGAAGATTATCAATCCGAAGACCCGCTGGCGCTTCGCCTTCGCGCCGTCGAAGCGCGCCAATCGCATGACTTCGAGGGCTATGTGCTCTGGACGCGGCGCGAGTTGGCGCTGCGAGATAGTCGTGACCTCAAGGTCTCGCGCCTCACCGAGTTGGCCGAATTCGCCGAGCGCCACCAGCGCCACGAGCAGGTCGCCGACTTCTTGGCCGAAGCCGCGCGCACCGCGTTCCCAGAGATGCGCGCTCAGGACGAGGCCGCCGATAAGGTGGAGCCCGCGGAGCAACTTGGCGCCGAGGCATCCGAAGAGCAGGGCGAAGAGGTTGTCGCCGAGGCGGGCCTGGAGGGCGACGCAGACGCCGCGAACACGGCAGAAGCGCCCGACGAAGCCGAGGAGCACTTTCCCCAGGATATGTGCGACGGCCCGACGCTCGACCGCCTCTACCAGACCATCCGCAACGCCGAGGGTTTTGCGGGACGCTGGATGCTGCTGCGCGATTGCCTGGACGCCCACGCGATGCGCGACGGGCTGACCCGAAGCCGTCGCCTCTATCTCTTCCGCACGCTGGCCGAGATCTTAGAGGAAGAGCTCGATGACCTCGACGGCGCCTCGACCGCGTTGAGCAATTGCTGGCAATTGTCGGAAGACGCCGCCTATCTGCGCGAATTGGTGCGGGTGAGCATGGCGCTTAATGACCTGGAGCGCGCGATTCGTTTCCAGCAGCGTCATTTCGAGCATATGACCAACCCGACGCGGGCCATCGGTGCGAACCTATGCATCGAGTCCGGCCTGTGGTTGGCTGAATTGCTGCTGCAGAGCGAGGAGCGCATCGACGACGGCATCGACTGCCTTGAGCATCTCCTGGCGAGCTATGAGGAGTGTGAACTCTTCGAGCACGCGCGCCGGCAATTGGCCTACGCGTATTTCGAGCATGGCAATCCCTACCGCGCGGTGGAGCTATTCCAACGCGTGCTCGACGGTGAGATCTCCAGCGAGAATCTCAAGGATTGGCGCACGCTGGTCGAGGTCTACCGCGATAAGCTCGACGACGGCCTTACCGCCTACGAGCTGCAATGGCAGATCGTGGACGCGGGGCTGGGGAGCGCTCAGGACCTCGATGAATTGGTCGGGCTCGGCTTCCGCGCGGATATGCTCAAGGACTGCGCCGGCCGCCTGGAGTCGATGGCGACCCAGAAGGGCAGCGATATGCCGCCGGCGCGCCAGCGCCAATTGCTTGGCCGCGCCGCCGAGATCGTCGAGGAAGACCTTATGTGGCCCGAGGAGGCCGTGCGCCTCTACACCCTGGCGCTGGAGCGCTGCACGGGCGCCAAGAATGCCCAGGACGGCGACGGCATTGAGCTATTGCGCCGCCGCGCCTTCTGCCTGGCGCAGATCGCCGGGCGTGAGTCCCAGGCGCTTGAGGAGTTCCGAAAGATTGTGCTCGTCGACCCCTTCGAGCCCACGACCTATCGGGGACTCAGCGACCTTCTGGGGCGGGCGCAGGCCTTCGACCGGGCGCGTATCTCCGATCAAATCCTGCGCGTGCTCAATTGCACCGTCGAGAACGAGGCGCTGCCGACCAAGACCTCGCCGTCGCGCCTTATTAGCGATGAGCAGGTTGAGCAGTTCCTGATGCCGGCCGGGCTGAATGTCCAGATGATCGACACCCTCGCCGCGGCGATGCCCTTTGTCGAAAAGGTCTGGGCCGATGAACTTCCCCAGCGCAAAGCGCTCGAGGGCGTGAGCCTGAACCGCCTCGACGCCCAGGACGCCTGCGACAGCATGCAGGCCGCGATGGACGCCTTTGGTATCCCGCGCTTTAAGGCAGAGTCTGGCGACGCTGGCCCGATGACCCCGCAGGTCTTCTCGGCGGGAACGCCGAGCATCTGGGTCAATTGGGAGCAGATCAGTCAGATGAACGCGGCCGAAGCTCGGTTCATCGCCGGGTATTGCGCCGCCTTGGCCTGGTCCGGATTGCCGGCCTTGCTCGCCCTCGACGGGCGCCGGGTGTGGCATATGGTCGAAGCCGTGTTGCTCAAGCAGACCGGTCAGGGTTTCGGCGAGCGCGTCGATATGGCGACCCAGGACCTGGTCGAGCATATTTCCAGCCCCTTCCACGCGGTCGCGCGCCGTCGATTGACCAGCGCGCTTGAGCCGGTGATGGAGCAATTCGCGACCGCCGAGTGCGAATTGTGGCCCGGCGTCCTGGAGGAATTCGCCTGCCGCGTCGGCATGGTGACCGCCGGGGATGTGAGCGCGGCCGTGCGCGGCTTGCTCAGCTTCCACGGGTGGAACCTTGGCCTGGACGCTCCTGAGACCCAGAAGCAAATCCGGCGCAACCCCAGCGTGCGCCGACTGATCTCCTTCGCCATGAGCGACGATTATCTGGAAGCACGCTACGCCCTGGGCCTGGCGGGGCGTCCGAGTAAACTCGTCAGTTGAAGCCGCGCGGGCGGCGGGTTAACGTGCATCGAAAGATGCATTCTTTGACCCGCTGCCCGAGTAAGCGATGCCAACGATTTCCGTCGAAAATTACCTCAAGGCCATCTATCATCTTGAGTCGCATGGGGAGGTGCCGGTGAAGACGAAATCGCTGGCCGAACGCCTCGAGATCTCGTTGCCGTCGGTGACGAGTATGTTGAAGTCTTTGGCCCGCGACGGTCTCGTTGATTATAAGCCCTATCACGGGGCGAGTTTGAACGAAGACGGCGTGCGCGCGGCGCTTAAGGTGATTCGCAAGCATCGCCTGGTCGAGGTCTTTTTGGTGCAGACCCTGGGCTTGAGCTGGGACGAGGTGCACGAAGAGGCCGAGCTTTTGGAGCACGCGGTGAGCGAATCACTGGTCGCCCGCATCGACGACTTTTTAGGGCATCCCAAATTCGACCCCCACGGCGACCCCATCCCCACGGCCGACGGCCAGATTCACCGCCTGGAGACCATCCGCCTCGACGAAGCCGAGCTCGGCGCGACCTACCGACTCGAGCGCGTCCTCGACCAGGAATCCGACGTCCTCCAATACCTCGATAAGATCGGTTTGACGCTGAATCGCTCCTTCACGGTGGTTGAGATTCTATCCTTCGACGGCCAGCTTTTCTTGGACATCCACGACACCGACCCGCTGCGCGCCGCGATCAGCAAGTCGCTGGCCGAGCGCCTCCTGGTCACGAAATTATGAGCGCTGAGAACCGCTAAACCCGCCACGCGTTTGATGAATCGGGAGTGAAGTATGTCAGAGACGATCGAGATTGATGATACCGAGGGGCTTGAGGCGGGTCGGCTCGACCGGCCCGCGCTGCTCTGGGATGGGAAATGCGGGTTTTGCAAGCGCGCCCTCGGTCATATCATCGCCCAGGCTGGGGACCGTATTCGCTACGTGAGTTATCAGAGTTTTATGCCGTATTTCCCGGAGTTTCGCGAAGAGGACCTCGCCCGCGAGATTCATTTTGTGGAGCCCGATGGGAGCGTGTACCGTGGGGCGGCGGCGATCTTTCGGGCCCTGTCCATGCGCCCGCAGGGCAGCTATTTGATGGGGATCTACCGGCGCAGCGCGGTCTTCGCAGGGCTCTCGGAGTGGGGCTATCGGCGAGTCGCGCGTAATCGACAGTTCGCCAGTCGGGTCGCGAAATTTATCCCCGGCTGGTGAGTTTGTGTTGCCCCCGAGCGGCCCTGGTTCAACGGATCGTGAACTGCAGGCCGATGTTGGCGGAGGCGTAGAGCAGGGTGGAGAAGAAGGCGGCTTCAGTGGATTCGCCGATGGCGGCGGCGCGGCGCGCGGAGTCGCTTCGCCTGCCGTAGTGACTGGTGGCGAGCGCGTGCAGTCGGGCATCAAAGACCAGCCCAATGCGGCTATTGATGTCGAGCACGGCGCCCACGCCGGTAGACATCGCCAGGCCAAGTCGGTTGGAGGCGGCGGGCCGGGTGACATGGGTCAGCACGATCTCGGCGCCGATGGGGATGAAGAAGTCAATGGCTTCGTCGGGCCAGTAGATGCGGTAGTCGCCGCCCAGGCCGACCACGATCAAGGAGTCTTGCAGGCGGCTGGGGATCGATTCATTGATGGGCGGGCTCAGCGGTGCGTATTCGGTGCCGCTATCATCGACGGATCCGTCGGCGCGTTGACGAGTTGGGGGGAGCGCGCGGTCGCCGCGGTAGTAGGTTGTAAATGAGGGGAGGTCAAATACCTGCAGGCTCGCGCCGGCGGTCAGGTTCGAGGCGACCAATTTCAGCGAGGCCGCGACCGAGCGGCCGGTCTCGATATGGGCCAGGGATGGGATGATCCAGGGGCGTTCGTCGGTGCCGCTGGTGGGCAGCGGTTGAGCGACGACTTCGTTTCGCAGGTAGGGGCTTAGACCGAGCGCGGCGCCCACGCCGACCTCAACCCCAAATTGGGGCGGGTCGGCGTGGGCGACGCTCGGCAGCAGCGTCGCCCATCCCAATGCCACGCTTGCCAAGAGTGCGGCGCGCGCGGCGAGGATGAGCGATGGTTGAATTTGGCGGCCCTGCACACTCACATTTCACTCCGTGGTTCGTTACGCTTGGGCGTCGCCAGTTTGGCCTGGGTTACTCGGCAGCTTTCATGCGCTCGACGCCGGCTGCCAGACGCTCCAAGACGCGCTCGCGGCCGCAGAGGGCGACCGTCTCGAAGACGCCCGGGCTCGAGGTCGAGCCGGTCAGGCAGACGCGCGTGGGCTGCGCGAAATGCTTGAGGCCAAGCTCGTATTTCTCGACCAGGTCGCGGTAGATCGCCTCGATATTCTCGGTCGTCCAATCTTCGAGCGCAGACAACCGCGTATGCAGCTCATCGAAGGCGTCGGCATATTTTTGCACCAACCATTTGCTCGCCGCTTTCTCGTCATACTCGACGGAGTCGGTGAAGAAGAAGGCGCCTTTCTCGGTCATCTCGACCAGGGTTTTGGCCCGACCGCTCAGGGCTTCGGCGATCTCGGTGAGACGCGCGAATTCCGGCGAGTCCACGCTCGGCGCGGGCAGTCCGGCTTCGGCTAAAAAGGGCAGCCAGCGCTCGGCCAACACGGCCGGCTCCAGGCGCTTCATCCACTCGGCGTTGACCCATTGGAACTTCTTGATGTCGAATTGCGACGCGCTCTTTCCGACATGGTCGAAGTCGAAATACTCGATAAGCTCTTCCATGCTGAAGATCTCCTGGTCGCCGTGCGACCAGCCCAGGCGCGCCAGGTAATTATTGACCGCTTCGCGCAAATAGCCAAGGGCGCGGTACTCGGGGACCGAGGTGCTGCCCTTTCGCTTGCTGAGCCCGGCGACCAGCGCGACGTGGCCAAAACGCGGGGGCTTGGCGCCCAGGGCCAGGTACACCGGAAGTTGGCGGAAGGCGTTATTGAGGTGGTCATCGCCGCGCACGATATGCGTGACCTCCATGAGGATATCGTCTACGACCACGGTGAAGTTATAGGTGGGCGTCCCGTCGCTGCGCAGGATGATGAAGTCATCGAGCTCGGTGGCCGACACGGTGACCTCGCCCTGGACCATATCATCGATGGTCAGATCGCCTTCCAGCGGCGACTTAAAACGCACCACGAAGGGCTGGCCTTCGGGGTGGTCATCGCGGTCACGCCAGATGCGCGACGCCGCGGAGAGGTCTCCGCCGGACTCCATCGCCTTTTGACGGCGCTCTTCGAGCTCTTCTTTGGTGGCGAAGCATTTATAGGCGTTGCCGCTAGCCAGCAACTCCTCGACTT encodes:
- a CDS encoding PilZ domain-containing protein, which encodes MFAHNLEDSNIRRTPQAQPTFNGIRRYNRCQMTLDVVVQDQDGWEIPLESVDISPTGIFVRSNFLFEVGEVHTLIFEVQGKGLFRVQGRVARVEEPDAQADYAGLGGLGAMSASMTPGMGYEFIETHEKTWQDLCAVVAGV
- the dapF gene encoding diaminopimelate epimerase codes for the protein MKNAQKSQRIPFFKYHGLGNDFAVLRTRDFSDGRPAEEVDFGAKAVMLCDRNRGIGADGLLLLWLPEDGDDSAELAPNSARMIIYNRDGTRPEMCGNGVRCVARYLIEHEGFSAHDLQIVSDAGPRACRLLMGGAEASAREDDVWQIEVDMGAASIAPQNIDLEEQGQAFSLVRVNMGNPHAVAFERDVNDVELLECFGSRLNAAHPAFPTGVNLEFVEQVGPQRLRASVFERGVGRTLACGTGACAVAAAAVQTGRCDPAFPVEVELPGGALSITLRDGRVWMAGPVEAVFDGRIKK
- a CDS encoding peptidase MA family metallohydrolase codes for the protein MGLRRVVAAILFSMVLVFSGNVSVFDKGALAQDWVASAQAQIPPEQMTTKAMPADGLTFHFLKRYSPAIEKLAEEAPALRERAHQNLGLVDPAPIDVWILPKVSDYYALRGEPNRAPEWAVGLSLSGRSTIIVAHGGQRTPDDVMFTYAHELAHVAVDHARGDVPVPRWFHEGFAVMMAQEWTPERSEKLSQAAARGQLQPFSKLTRTFPSHQMSVSLAYDQSFHFVRWMQDKYGADFWARVMRQMEGGADFDGAIRAEAGITLPEIESQWHEQLSSSTNRWSILADETIIFFGVSLLFILAYIRARSRRRRQLASMEDDNSDEWRYDPARYPLPGD
- a CDS encoding tetratricopeptide repeat protein, which encodes MAHTTLDLTPRINRRSGPEDGRAAKFRRASVPGESGQSSMESTARRAAYRPREEVAVRRDVVEEFRNRLERDATHTPDAPEAVEGSLIGIARAEEALGRFEEARLALKRLSNLGDFSPVVWALSRRLHRREGRREAARDTLRRAYEVAEPSLAVLLKLEELRQDWLDDAPPSEVAVALHILAGDMAQQSGDYTRLWKTRLELDALLEQGRIDRVGEVIAQRAVAFDDGEIADLMRTRSAIWSAVWGDVSGAATLLEQIHQRAHLRGDLGEFLGSLYFDLGDRESATTLYRGLSEESELEPTEAVGAAMLQESVARDLGSADKMLADLCAREPEDWTALRVRESLLERHFTAADAGGDDAESGGVSGTGTSLIDVLNMQLEGPLTNGERITKLTRLGRLYEEEAQDQVAAAEVYREALSLKADHLPALRALGRLYAQRDNFSGLVDLYEREIAQMQGAPSVWRRHFQAAELYRVRLENRVRALDHYRHVLDHRPHYLPALKAAAGLLGELGRWRELADLFLASVEVAPNRRQKMYLLDKVAEVAENELQNYDVAIGAWQEILILDDQHPRAFAALGRLYARTGQFAELIELNMRELELVEDDEEEAVLHQKCAEIAERHLEDPQLAEKHYRRALEILPDFLPALEGLGRIYMRNKRWDDIIEMSGRELRETDDPRETIRRLGALAEIFETQLDRSEDAIRIYARILEIAPEDNHALESALRLNYALGRFDQVVVLVERKIAATDDPRAFAALHGELAGVAEWQQGDLAGAFARYLIALDAEPGNGHWLAGIARTWSYSSLSVDEVADRLENNVMKPMNAQARDRYFKVIARLRERAHQSADVSRAFRTHGSTESLENQLVLELAMARGGEREVLHQFRRANPQHPLERLLEIKREGLTVGDVDAIRAAIDVLEPSERAMLLGELPVNVAAEFSSPEDPAELRLSAELVRVLEGEVLRSDEDYQSEDPLALRLRAVEARQSHDFEGYVLWTRRELALRDSRDLKVSRLTELAEFAERHQRHEQVADFLAEAARTAFPEMRAQDEAADKVEPAEQLGAEASEEQGEEVVAEAGLEGDADAANTAEAPDEAEEHFPQDMCDGPTLDRLYQTIRNAEGFAGRWMLLRDCLDAHAMRDGLTRSRRLYLFRTLAEILEEELDDLDGASTALSNCWQLSEDAAYLRELVRVSMALNDLERAIRFQQRHFEHMTNPTRAIGANLCIESGLWLAELLLQSEERIDDGIDCLEHLLASYEECELFEHARRQLAYAYFEHGNPYRAVELFQRVLDGEISSENLKDWRTLVEVYRDKLDDGLTAYELQWQIVDAGLGSAQDLDELVGLGFRADMLKDCAGRLESMATQKGSDMPPARQRQLLGRAAEIVEEDLMWPEEAVRLYTLALERCTGAKNAQDGDGIELLRRRAFCLAQIAGRESQALEEFRKIVLVDPFEPTTYRGLSDLLGRAQAFDRARISDQILRVLNCTVENEALPTKTSPSRLISDEQVEQFLMPAGLNVQMIDTLAAAMPFVEKVWADELPQRKALEGVSLNRLDAQDACDSMQAAMDAFGIPRFKAESGDAGPMTPQVFSAGTPSIWVNWEQISQMNAAEARFIAGYCAALAWSGLPALLALDGRRVWHMVEAVLLKQTGQGFGERVDMATQDLVEHISSPFHAVARRRLTSALEPVMEQFATAECELWPGVLEEFACRVGMVTAGDVSAAVRGLLSFHGWNLGLDAPETQKQIRRNPSVRRLISFAMSDDYLEARYALGLAGRPSKLVS